One window from the genome of Synechococcus sp. PROS-7-1 encodes:
- a CDS encoding ribonuclease catalytic domain-containing protein, with the protein MIAPNPSSTDVAGKLGVFPWEFDEQALSKACLNHRDWGQAWVLLSESNETAELPDFADLVYGSREALYCASTWLNLESGHDLFRLKQSRVSPRSLPEIRSRRLERRRHQLEQARFQCWINYFGAKQSSDYQELDRLHHQWIEQLIRFCAGTITLDDLPTELRQSLAMLRLDQSRGDVRERLVSLGQLDPHQLTSMAGTPWTDGFNVDLTAEAERLIQLSLEDQPGDSERIDLTHQPCVTIDDAETRDIDDALGLERLANDQLRIWIHIADPGRLITAGSPLDLEARRRASSLYLSRGILPMFPSILSTEVFSLQASRRNAAWSTWVDLDSTGNVGASGICRSWVTPRYRLTYDDADELIDFAPPEEADLSDLHALLTTRRHWREQRGALMMDLPEGRIRCRDGQPTVEITEPSPSRNMVAEAMILCGTVAATKAIEKDLALPFRSQLPAELPSPAQLESLGDGAVRFAAIKRCLSRGLMGTAPAAHFSLGVPAYTQATSPIRRYGDLLVQRQFAALLSLDGHDEPLDTESLQTLLQQLETAVREGIAVTREDQRHWQQVWFEQHSGECWPVDFLRWLRPQDRLGLVRIEDLALDLAATCPPGSQPGDSLVLGVVGVDSVRDQLHLVADVPGSG; encoded by the coding sequence ACGAGCAAGCTCTATCGAAAGCCTGTCTTAATCATCGCGACTGGGGCCAGGCTTGGGTCTTGCTGAGTGAATCAAATGAGACTGCCGAGCTGCCGGACTTTGCTGATCTCGTTTATGGATCCCGGGAAGCCCTGTACTGCGCATCCACCTGGTTGAACCTTGAATCCGGTCATGATCTGTTTCGTCTCAAGCAAAGCAGGGTGAGTCCGAGATCGCTTCCTGAGATTCGCTCCAGGCGGCTCGAGAGACGACGGCATCAACTTGAGCAGGCCCGGTTTCAGTGCTGGATCAATTATTTCGGCGCCAAGCAGAGTAGTGATTACCAAGAGCTCGACCGGCTCCATCACCAATGGATTGAACAGCTCATTCGTTTTTGCGCCGGTACCATCACCCTCGACGACCTCCCAACTGAACTTCGTCAGTCTTTGGCGATGTTGCGTTTGGATCAAAGCCGTGGAGATGTCCGCGAGCGACTTGTGAGTCTTGGCCAGCTGGATCCTCACCAGCTGACATCCATGGCCGGTACGCCTTGGACTGACGGCTTCAATGTTGATCTCACTGCTGAAGCCGAGCGCCTGATCCAGCTCAGCCTTGAGGATCAACCCGGTGATTCAGAGCGTATTGATCTCACCCATCAGCCTTGCGTCACCATCGACGATGCCGAGACAAGGGATATTGACGATGCCCTAGGCCTTGAGCGACTGGCTAATGACCAACTCCGGATCTGGATTCACATTGCAGATCCAGGTCGCTTGATCACAGCTGGTTCGCCCCTGGATCTCGAAGCACGCCGCAGGGCCAGCAGTTTGTATCTCTCCAGGGGAATTCTGCCGATGTTTCCTTCGATCCTCTCCACCGAGGTGTTCAGCCTTCAAGCAAGCCGCCGAAACGCCGCCTGGAGCACATGGGTTGATCTTGATTCCACGGGGAACGTCGGCGCCAGCGGGATCTGTCGAAGCTGGGTGACGCCTCGCTATCGGCTCACTTACGACGACGCCGACGAACTGATTGATTTTGCGCCACCGGAAGAGGCCGATCTTTCCGATCTTCACGCACTGCTGACCACCAGGCGTCATTGGCGTGAGCAACGGGGAGCATTGATGATGGATTTACCGGAAGGCCGCATCCGCTGTCGTGATGGTCAGCCAACCGTTGAGATCACCGAGCCCAGTCCATCTCGGAACATGGTCGCCGAAGCCATGATCCTTTGCGGCACTGTGGCTGCTACCAAGGCCATCGAGAAAGACCTTGCGCTTCCGTTCCGAAGCCAGCTGCCTGCAGAGCTTCCATCGCCGGCTCAACTTGAAAGTCTTGGTGATGGTGCCGTTCGGTTCGCCGCCATTAAGCGCTGTCTCAGTCGCGGGTTGATGGGAACCGCACCGGCAGCCCATTTCAGCCTTGGTGTTCCTGCCTATACCCAGGCCACATCACCGATCAGACGCTATGGCGATCTGTTGGTGCAGCGTCAGTTCGCCGCTCTGCTCTCCCTGGATGGACATGATGAACCTCTGGATACGGAGTCTTTGCAGACTCTTCTTCAACAGCTTGAAACGGCTGTTCGCGAAGGAATTGCAGTAACCCGCGAAGATCAGCGGCACTGGCAACAGGTTTGGTTCGAGCAACATTCCGGTGAGTGCTGGCCGGTCGATTTTCTGCGTTGGTTGCGTCCACAGGATCGGTTAGGGCTGGTGCGTATCGAAGACCTTGCACTCGATCTTGCTGCTACCTGTCCACCCGGTAGTCAACCCGGTGATTCGCTGGTGCTGGGGGTGGTAGGAGTTGATTCCGTTCGCGATCAGCTCCATCTGGTTGCGGACGTCCCTGGAAGTGGTTGA
- a CDS encoding CIA30 family protein encodes MTTPPPQPAPQIRVIASGATFQSWSNLNDTIMGGSSQAGCRVTGDGLLLEGEVVSEGGGFVSCRSPVYKPPLDLSDFRGLRLSLNGQGRSFKFAVACRDGVLGLTELIPGGLRWVSTVPTQTNGTTVVEIPFDQLKPVVRASPIKLPLRFDSSCITRLQLLHSRFGDDGEANPGYRSGSIQLLIRSIEAF; translated from the coding sequence TTGACGACGCCACCCCCCCAACCCGCACCCCAGATTCGTGTCATTGCATCAGGGGCGACCTTCCAGTCCTGGTCCAATTTGAATGACACGATCATGGGTGGCTCAAGCCAAGCTGGCTGTCGTGTCACCGGTGACGGACTTCTGCTCGAAGGTGAAGTGGTGAGCGAAGGGGGTGGCTTCGTCAGTTGTCGCTCTCCGGTCTACAAGCCGCCGCTGGATCTGAGTGATTTCCGTGGTCTTCGCCTCTCCCTGAATGGTCAAGGGCGAAGCTTCAAGTTTGCAGTGGCCTGCCGCGATGGCGTTCTCGGCCTGACTGAGCTCATTCCTGGCGGGTTGCGATGGGTGTCGACTGTGCCGACCCAGACGAATGGCACAACCGTGGTTGAGATTCCCTTTGATCAGCTCAAGCCCGTGGTGAGGGCGAGTCCAATCAAGCTGCCACTTCGATTTGATTCGTCTTGCATCACACGTCTTCAGCTTCTCCATTCCCGATTCGGTGACGACGGTGAAGCCAATCCTGGCTACCGATCTGGATCGATCCAGCTGTTGATCCGTTCGATTGAAGCCTTCTGA
- the pgl gene encoding 6-phosphogluconolactonase, producing MTSYRIERASDPQDLARRAAEHIGAAIDLALDQRDRAQIALSGGSTPARAYDLLGEAHLPWDRVDVFLGDERWVAADDESSNARMLRNTLLKAGHPGSRACFHPVPTVELPTAEASAEAFASLVTKVCEGDPPVFDLMLLGLGDDGHTASLFPGTEAPTVRDQWTTIGRGKGLDRITLTAPVLSAARKVLFLVSGEGKHQALSRLIDPSESSERTPAKLVTPSTEILVLADQAASQGL from the coding sequence ATGACCTCCTATCGCATCGAGCGGGCATCAGATCCACAGGATCTGGCCCGCCGCGCCGCCGAGCACATTGGTGCTGCCATTGATTTGGCTCTGGATCAGCGTGATCGAGCTCAGATTGCTCTCTCGGGCGGCAGCACTCCCGCCCGTGCCTACGACCTTCTCGGTGAAGCACATCTGCCCTGGGACCGGGTGGATGTCTTTCTTGGAGATGAACGTTGGGTCGCCGCTGATGATGAATCCAGCAATGCTCGGATGTTGCGCAACACGCTTCTGAAAGCGGGGCACCCGGGCTCACGTGCCTGCTTTCATCCTGTCCCCACCGTGGAACTTCCCACAGCAGAAGCCAGTGCGGAGGCTTTTGCATCATTGGTGACCAAGGTCTGTGAAGGAGATCCGCCGGTTTTTGATCTCATGCTTCTCGGACTTGGTGATGACGGTCACACCGCTTCGCTGTTTCCGGGAACGGAAGCTCCGACGGTGCGTGATCAATGGACCACCATTGGCCGTGGCAAGGGACTCGATCGGATCACGCTCACAGCGCCGGTGTTGAGTGCAGCGAGAAAGGTGCTGTTTCTTGTCAGTGGAGAAGGCAAACATCAGGCACTGTCACGCCTGATTGACCCTTCGGAATCATCCGAACGGACTCCTGCGAAACTTGTAACACCGAGCACGGAGATTCTTGTGCTCGCTGATCAGGCAGCATCACAAGGTCTTTGA
- the gndA gene encoding NADP-dependent phosphogluconate dehydrogenase: protein MSKAHFGLIGLGVMGENLVLNAESNGFSSVVYNRTYSKTEEFLSGRGAGKNIQGATDLQDFVSKLERPRRILMMVKAGGPVDAVIQQISPFLEEGDLLIDGGNSEYHDTERRVAELESKSFGFIGMGVSGGAKGALEGPSMMPGGTKASYDAIESLVRKMAAQVEDGPCVTYIGPGGSGHFVKTVHNGIEYGIEQILAEGYDLMKRVGGMNGTQMADVFAHWNSTEELSSYLVEITEVCLRTKDPDDGADLVEKIQDKAGQKGTGLWTVVSALQMGASVPTIYASLNGRVMSSMKEQRIKAEPILKGPAIKSFDMGTPADGMAPLMDAMVLACMASYAQGMELLRIASAEHNYNLHMPSIAQIWKGGCIIRARLLKRIQDAFNVDPQLANLLIDPWFAEQVNRRLPGLAKVVAGAAEAGIPVPCLSSTLDYINSYRTARLPQNLVQAMRDCFGSHTYERVDKDGIFHTEWLN from the coding sequence ATGTCCAAGGCCCACTTTGGTCTGATCGGTCTCGGAGTGATGGGGGAGAACCTCGTCCTCAATGCCGAGAGCAACGGCTTCTCAAGCGTTGTCTACAACCGCACCTACTCCAAAACCGAAGAGTTCCTGTCTGGGCGCGGTGCCGGCAAGAACATTCAAGGAGCCACAGACCTCCAGGACTTCGTTAGCAAGCTGGAGCGCCCCCGTCGCATCCTGATGATGGTGAAGGCTGGAGGCCCTGTTGATGCCGTGATCCAGCAGATTTCACCTTTCCTCGAAGAGGGTGATTTGCTGATCGATGGCGGTAATTCCGAGTATCACGACACAGAACGTCGCGTCGCTGAGCTGGAGAGCAAGAGCTTCGGCTTCATCGGCATGGGCGTATCAGGTGGCGCCAAAGGTGCTCTTGAGGGGCCGAGCATGATGCCTGGAGGAACCAAGGCGTCCTACGACGCGATTGAGAGCCTTGTTCGAAAAATGGCCGCCCAGGTGGAGGACGGCCCCTGCGTGACTTACATCGGTCCGGGTGGTTCAGGTCACTTCGTGAAAACCGTTCACAACGGCATCGAATACGGAATCGAACAGATTCTTGCCGAGGGCTACGACCTGATGAAGCGGGTGGGTGGCATGAACGGAACTCAGATGGCCGACGTGTTCGCCCACTGGAACAGCACCGAAGAGCTTTCCTCTTACCTCGTTGAGATCACGGAAGTGTGCCTGCGCACGAAAGATCCTGATGATGGAGCCGATCTCGTAGAGAAAATCCAGGACAAGGCCGGCCAGAAAGGAACGGGCCTCTGGACCGTAGTGAGTGCTCTGCAGATGGGAGCATCCGTGCCCACGATCTACGCCTCCTTGAACGGGAGGGTGATGAGTTCCATGAAGGAACAGCGGATCAAGGCAGAACCGATTCTCAAAGGCCCCGCGATCAAGTCCTTCGACATGGGAACCCCCGCCGATGGCATGGCACCACTGATGGATGCCATGGTTCTGGCTTGCATGGCCAGCTACGCCCAAGGGATGGAGCTGTTGCGCATTGCATCTGCCGAGCACAACTACAACCTGCACATGCCTTCGATCGCTCAGATCTGGAAGGGTGGCTGCATCATCCGTGCCCGTTTGCTGAAGCGCATTCAGGATGCCTTCAACGTTGATCCTCAGTTGGCAAACCTGCTGATCGATCCATGGTTTGCGGAGCAGGTAAACCGCAGGCTGCCAGGCCTGGCCAAGGTGGTGGCTGGTGCTGCCGAAGCTGGAATCCCTGTTCCCTGCCTGAGCAGCACCCTCGACTACATCAACAGCTATCGCACTGCGCGTTTGCCTCAGAACCTGGTGCAAGCCATGCGCGATTGCTTCGGCTCACACACCTATGAGCGTGTCGATAAGGACGGAATCTTCCACACTGAGTGGTTGAACTGA
- a CDS encoding glucose-1-phosphate adenylyltransferase, with the protein MKRVLAIILGGGAGTRLYPLTKMRAKPAVPLAGKYRLIDIPISNCINSNINKMYVLTQFNSASLNRHLSQTYNLSAGFGQGFVEVLAAQQTPESPSWFEGTADAVRKYQWLFQEWDVDEYLILSGDQLYRMDYSLFINHHRSTGADLTVAALPVDAKQAEAFGLMRTDPEGRIMEFREKPKGDSLLEMAVDTSRFGLSAESAKERPYLASMGIYVFSRDTLFDLLHQNPTHKDFGKEVIPEALERGDRLKSYVFDDYWEDIGTIGAFYEANLALTQQPSPPFSFYDAEFPIYTRPRYLPPSKLVDSQITDSIIGEGSILKSCSIHHSVLGVRSRVEDEVVLQDSLLMGSDFFESSSERAVLKERGGIPLGVGKGTTVKRAILDKNARIGSNVTIVNKDHVEEADRPEHGFYIRNGIVVVVKNASIPDGTVI; encoded by the coding sequence ATGAAGCGCGTTCTGGCCATCATTCTCGGGGGAGGCGCAGGAACGCGTCTCTACCCCCTCACCAAGATGCGGGCAAAGCCCGCAGTGCCACTCGCTGGTAAGTACCGACTGATTGATATCCCGATCAGTAACTGCATCAACTCCAACATCAACAAGATGTATGTGTTGACGCAGTTCAATAGCGCCTCTCTCAACAGACACCTGAGCCAGACCTACAACCTGTCCGCTGGCTTTGGTCAAGGGTTCGTTGAGGTTCTCGCTGCTCAGCAGACTCCAGAAAGTCCTTCATGGTTTGAAGGAACGGCTGATGCTGTTCGCAAGTACCAGTGGTTGTTTCAAGAATGGGATGTTGATGAATATCTGATCCTCTCCGGTGACCAGCTGTATCGCATGGACTACAGCTTGTTCATCAATCACCACCGCAGCACCGGCGCTGACCTGACCGTCGCGGCCCTCCCCGTTGACGCAAAGCAGGCTGAAGCCTTTGGTCTGATGCGAACCGATCCCGAAGGTCGGATTATGGAATTCAGGGAAAAGCCCAAGGGTGACTCTCTTCTAGAAATGGCTGTTGATACCTCCAGATTCGGACTGAGTGCTGAGTCTGCGAAGGAGCGCCCCTACCTCGCTTCCATGGGCATTTATGTCTTCAGTCGTGACACCCTGTTCGATCTTCTTCACCAAAATCCAACCCACAAGGATTTCGGCAAAGAAGTCATCCCCGAAGCACTCGAGCGTGGAGATCGTCTGAAGAGTTATGTCTTCGATGATTATTGGGAAGACATCGGCACCATCGGTGCGTTCTATGAAGCCAATTTGGCGTTAACGCAGCAGCCATCACCGCCGTTCAGTTTTTACGACGCCGAGTTCCCGATCTACACCAGGCCTCGGTATTTGCCTCCCAGCAAGCTGGTGGACTCTCAGATCACCGATTCGATCATCGGTGAAGGCTCCATCCTTAAGTCCTGCAGCATCCACCACTCGGTGCTTGGGGTGCGCAGCCGCGTTGAAGACGAAGTGGTTCTTCAGGACTCTCTGCTCATGGGTTCAGATTTCTTCGAATCATCGAGCGAAAGGGCTGTACTGAAGGAACGAGGCGGCATTCCGCTGGGTGTCGGCAAGGGAACGACCGTGAAGCGAGCGATTCTTGACAAAAATGCCCGCATTGGAAGCAACGTCACCATCGTCAACAAGGATCACGTCGAAGAAGCTGATCGCCCTGAGCATGGCTTCTACATTCGTAACGGGATCGTCGTTGTCGTAAAGAACGCCTCGATTCCTGATGGAACGGTGATCTGA
- a CDS encoding glutamyl-tRNA reductase encodes MHIAVVGLSHRTAPVEVREKLSIPEQTMEESLHNLRGHDQVLEASILSTCNRLEIYTLVRNPELGISAVREFLSGHSGLKTGDLKPHLFAYHHEDAVAHLLRVAAGLDSLVLGEGQILSQVKKMMRLGQEHKSLGPILNRLLTQAVSTGKRVRSETNLGTGAVSISSAAVELAQLKVGQARGLDELVTLEGEQVAVVGAGRMSRLLLQHLQAKGASGVVLLNRTVERAESLAADFPTLPVQCRPLEDLDHCLSTCSLVFTSTAADDPIIDAQRLSTLNRRSSLRLIDIGVPRNIAADVVGLGGVEAHDVDDLKEVVERNQEARQQVAREAQGLLDEEGRQFLEWWDSLEAVPTINRLRSSMESIRSEELMKALSRMGPDFSARERKVVEALSKGIINKILHTPVTALRSPQPRSDRQNALSVVERLFDLQADEDSVQN; translated from the coding sequence ATGCACATCGCCGTTGTCGGCCTCAGTCATCGAACGGCACCGGTTGAAGTGCGCGAAAAGCTCAGCATCCCTGAGCAGACCATGGAGGAGTCCCTTCACAATCTGCGCGGTCATGACCAGGTGCTGGAAGCGTCGATTCTCAGCACCTGCAACCGACTCGAGATCTACACGCTTGTCCGCAACCCCGAGTTGGGAATCAGTGCTGTTCGGGAGTTTCTCAGTGGTCACTCCGGTTTGAAAACCGGGGATCTAAAGCCCCACCTCTTTGCTTATCACCACGAAGATGCTGTGGCGCATCTACTGCGTGTGGCTGCTGGACTCGACAGTCTGGTGCTTGGCGAGGGGCAGATTCTCTCCCAGGTCAAGAAAATGATGCGTCTGGGCCAGGAGCACAAGTCCCTTGGCCCAATTTTGAACCGGCTTCTGACCCAGGCCGTTAGTACCGGTAAACGCGTCCGCTCAGAAACGAATCTCGGCACAGGAGCCGTATCAATCAGTTCCGCTGCTGTTGAATTGGCCCAGCTCAAGGTTGGTCAGGCCCGAGGTCTCGACGAACTTGTCACGCTGGAGGGTGAGCAGGTCGCCGTGGTCGGCGCCGGCAGGATGAGTCGCCTGCTACTGCAACATCTCCAGGCCAAGGGGGCTTCCGGTGTTGTCCTGCTGAATCGAACGGTTGAGAGAGCCGAGTCTCTCGCTGCGGATTTCCCGACTCTTCCCGTCCAGTGCAGACCACTGGAGGATCTTGATCATTGCTTGAGCACCTGTTCTCTGGTCTTCACCAGTACAGCTGCTGACGATCCGATCATCGATGCTCAGCGTTTATCGACCCTCAACAGACGCAGCTCGCTTCGGTTAATCGACATCGGGGTCCCACGCAATATCGCAGCGGATGTCGTGGGACTCGGGGGCGTTGAAGCCCATGACGTCGACGACCTCAAAGAGGTGGTGGAACGCAACCAAGAGGCCCGTCAGCAGGTTGCACGAGAAGCCCAGGGCCTTCTGGATGAGGAAGGACGACAGTTCCTGGAATGGTGGGACTCCCTGGAGGCGGTGCCCACAATCAATCGCCTTCGTTCCTCCATGGAATCCATCCGGTCTGAGGAGCTGATGAAGGCACTCAGTCGCATGGGGCCGGATTTCTCAGCCCGGGAACGCAAGGTTGTGGAAGCCCTCAGCAAGGGCATCATCAATAAAATTCTGCACACCCCTGTAACTGCGCTCAGAAGCCCTCAGCCGCGTTCTGATCGTCAGAATGCCCTCTCAGTCGTGGAGCGGCTGTTTGATCTGCAAGCCGACGAGGACTCTGTCCAGAACTGA
- the glpX gene encoding class II fructose-bisphosphatase, with protein MDRTLIQEILEVVEQAAIASARLTGLGKKDEADAAAVEAMRERMGQIQMQGRIVIGEGERDEAPMLYIGEEVGSGSGPGVDFAVDPCEGTNLCANNQRGSMAVLAASDRGGLFNAPDFYMKKLAAPPAAKGKVDIRKSATENIKILSECLGMAASELTIVVMDRARHKDLIAEIRATGARVQPISDGDVQAAIACGFAGTGTHCLMGIGAAPEGVISAAAMRALGGHFQGQLVYDPAVAQTKEWADLTKEGNLARLAEMGIADPDKIYEAEELASGEHVVFAGSGITDGLLFHGVKFESDCTRTSSLVISNLDNTCRFTNTVHIKDGAQSIALS; from the coding sequence GTGGATCGCACTCTCATCCAGGAAATTCTCGAGGTCGTTGAGCAGGCGGCCATCGCCTCCGCCCGCCTCACTGGTCTCGGCAAAAAGGATGAAGCCGATGCTGCAGCAGTCGAAGCCATGCGTGAGCGCATGGGTCAGATCCAAATGCAGGGCCGCATCGTCATCGGTGAAGGGGAGCGTGATGAAGCCCCCATGCTCTACATCGGTGAAGAAGTGGGCAGTGGATCCGGTCCGGGAGTCGACTTCGCCGTCGACCCCTGCGAAGGAACAAATCTGTGTGCCAACAACCAGAGGGGCTCCATGGCCGTCCTGGCTGCCTCAGATCGCGGGGGTCTGTTCAATGCCCCGGACTTCTACATGAAGAAGCTGGCGGCTCCTCCGGCTGCCAAAGGCAAGGTTGACATCCGCAAGTCAGCCACTGAAAACATCAAAATTCTCAGCGAGTGTCTGGGAATGGCGGCGAGTGAACTCACCATAGTGGTGATGGATCGTGCACGCCACAAGGATCTGATCGCTGAAATCCGCGCGACTGGCGCTCGCGTTCAGCCGATTTCTGATGGTGATGTGCAGGCTGCGATTGCTTGTGGATTTGCTGGAACAGGAACCCACTGTTTGATGGGCATCGGTGCCGCTCCCGAGGGTGTGATCTCCGCTGCGGCCATGCGCGCTCTTGGCGGTCACTTCCAGGGTCAGCTCGTGTACGACCCCGCAGTCGCGCAGACCAAGGAGTGGGCCGATCTGACCAAAGAGGGCAATCTCGCCCGCTTGGCTGAAATGGGAATTGCCGATCCCGACAAGATCTATGAAGCCGAAGAGCTCGCCTCTGGAGAGCATGTGGTGTTTGCAGGCAGTGGAATCACCGATGGCCTCCTGTTCCACGGCGTTAAGTTCGAGTCGGACTGCACACGCACAAGCAGCCTGGTGATCAGCAATCTCGACAACACCTGCCGTTTCACCAACACGGTGCACATCAAGGACGGGGCTCAAAGCATCGCGCTGAGCTGA
- the rpe gene encoding ribulose-phosphate 3-epimerase produces the protein MSTKSLVVSPSILSADFSRLGEEVKAVDQAGADWIHVDVMDGRFVPNITIGPLIVEALRPVTTKPLDVHLMIVEPEKYVPDFAKAGADIISVQVEACPHLHRNLAQIKDLGKMAGAVLNPSTPLSTLEYCLELCDLVLIMSVNPGFGGQSFIDNQVQKIRDLRRMCDEKGLDPWIEVDGGVKGGNAWKVIEAGANAIVSGSGVFNQPDYAAAIQGIRDSKRQEAVLV, from the coding sequence ATGAGCACCAAGTCCCTGGTGGTCTCCCCATCCATCCTTTCAGCGGATTTCTCACGACTCGGCGAGGAGGTCAAAGCTGTTGACCAAGCTGGCGCTGATTGGATCCACGTCGATGTGATGGACGGACGTTTCGTCCCAAACATCACCATCGGTCCCCTGATCGTTGAAGCCTTGCGGCCGGTCACGACCAAGCCGTTGGACGTGCACTTGATGATCGTTGAACCTGAAAAGTACGTTCCTGATTTCGCCAAGGCCGGCGCCGACATCATTTCGGTTCAGGTTGAGGCCTGCCCACACCTGCATCGCAACCTGGCTCAGATCAAGGATCTCGGCAAAATGGCCGGTGCTGTTCTGAACCCCAGCACCCCACTGAGCACCCTGGAGTACTGCCTCGAGTTGTGTGATCTCGTGCTGATCATGAGCGTGAACCCTGGTTTCGGCGGCCAGAGCTTCATCGACAATCAGGTCCAGAAGATTCGTGATCTCCGTCGCATGTGTGATGAGAAAGGTCTCGATCCCTGGATTGAAGTGGATGGTGGCGTGAAAGGTGGAAATGCTTGGAAGGTGATCGAAGCGGGTGCCAACGCCATTGTGAGCGGGTCTGGAGTCTTCAATCAGCCCGATTACGCCGCTGCCATCCAAGGCATCCGCGACAGCAAGCGCCAAGAAGCTGTCTTGGTCTGA
- the ccsB gene encoding c-type cytochrome biogenesis protein CcsB translates to MGSLDLQSIASEPVLVLGLAAFALLLTALPWSFWALSNGRSSSGVRSLLALANLLLTAQLVLRWWQSGHFPISNLYESLCFLAWACTLTQLLVERQWPSPLVSASATPMGLGCIAFASFALPDQLQQASPLVPALRSSWLVMHVSVIMVSYAALLVGSLLSVAVLVTDRGQQLELRSSSIGTGAFRRAVAISGHDSSVALQTSPELQLSSLDFSRSEQLDSLSYRTITVGFLLLTVGIISGAVWANEAWGSWWSWDPKETWALICWLVYAAYLHTRLSRGWQGRRPAMVASLGLVVIVVCYIGVNLLGIGLHSYGWFFGS, encoded by the coding sequence TTGGGGAGTCTCGATCTGCAATCAATCGCTTCAGAGCCGGTACTGGTGCTGGGATTGGCCGCGTTTGCCTTGCTGCTCACGGCCCTTCCGTGGAGCTTTTGGGCCCTATCCAATGGTCGTAGCTCCAGTGGCGTGCGCTCTCTCCTGGCCCTTGCCAATCTGCTCTTGACTGCGCAGCTGGTGTTGCGTTGGTGGCAGTCCGGTCACTTCCCGATCAGCAATCTTTACGAATCCCTCTGCTTCCTGGCGTGGGCTTGCACGCTCACCCAATTGCTAGTGGAACGTCAGTGGCCTTCACCCCTTGTCTCGGCATCTGCCACACCCATGGGTTTGGGGTGTATCGCTTTTGCCAGCTTTGCCCTGCCTGATCAATTGCAGCAGGCCTCCCCCTTGGTTCCTGCGCTTCGTAGCAGCTGGTTAGTGATGCATGTGAGCGTGATCATGGTGAGCTATGCCGCTCTACTGGTGGGATCTCTGCTCTCAGTTGCTGTTCTTGTGACGGATCGCGGTCAACAGCTGGAACTACGCAGCAGCTCGATCGGAACTGGTGCCTTTCGAAGAGCCGTTGCGATCTCTGGGCATGACAGTTCCGTTGCTTTGCAAACGTCTCCCGAGCTGCAGTTGTCATCGCTTGATTTCAGTCGCAGTGAACAGCTCGACAGCCTGAGCTATCGAACCATCACCGTGGGATTTCTGCTTTTAACAGTAGGAATTATCAGTGGCGCCGTCTGGGCCAATGAGGCTTGGGGGAGCTGGTGGAGCTGGGACCCAAAAGAAACGTGGGCGTTGATCTGTTGGTTGGTTTACGCGGCTTACCTGCATACTCGTCTCAGCCGCGGATGGCAAGGTCGAAGACCGGCAATGGTTGCTTCCTTGGGTTTGGTCGTGATTGTGGTTTGTTACATCGGAGTTAACCTGCTCGGTATCGGCTTGCATAGTTATGGATGGTTTTTTGGCTCATAA
- a CDS encoding Coq4 family protein, which yields MVAAVSNFLEKPDLDNVYGVGASLQGSEMSRQMGRHLMENPRFRALVEEKWRPPVVRLDELLAMPDGSLGHVYAHQLSSQGLDPESTIDHSEINSTASYIKHRMRETHDIIHVLTGFGVDASGEMGVLAFGLAQNRHPLAVLLILGSLLKALQEDVDLTPILRAISKGFKLGLAAQTAVAFKLEDGWQRPIEDWREEIGLPRNP from the coding sequence ATGGTCGCGGCTGTTTCCAATTTTCTTGAGAAACCGGATCTCGATAATGTTTATGGGGTAGGGGCCAGCCTCCAGGGTTCTGAAATGTCGCGCCAAATGGGTCGACACTTAATGGAGAACCCGCGCTTCCGTGCTCTTGTTGAGGAAAAGTGGCGTCCACCTGTAGTTCGGCTTGACGAACTGCTGGCCATGCCAGATGGAAGTTTGGGACATGTTTATGCACATCAATTGTCCTCTCAGGGGCTTGATCCGGAAAGCACGATTGATCACTCTGAAATCAACTCAACGGCAAGTTATATCAAACACCGCATGCGAGAAACCCACGACATCATTCATGTTCTTACAGGCTTTGGTGTGGATGCATCAGGCGAAATGGGTGTTCTTGCCTTTGGCCTAGCTCAAAATCGACATCCATTAGCGGTACTTCTCATTCTCGGTTCGCTTCTTAAAGCGCTCCAGGAAGACGTTGATTTAACACCAATTTTACGAGCAATCAGCAAGGGCTTTAAGCTTGGTTTGGCTGCTCAGACAGCAGTAGCATTTAAACTGGAAGATGGTTGGCAGCGCCCAATCGAGGACTGGAGAGAAGAAATCGGTCTTCCTCGCAATCCATAA